From the Musa acuminata AAA Group cultivar baxijiao chromosome BXJ3-7, Cavendish_Baxijiao_AAA, whole genome shotgun sequence genome, one window contains:
- the LOC135643264 gene encoding protein indeterminate-domain 5, chloroplastic-like, with the protein MKAASSSAHLLGALCEDDQYSHQQTPGSSAAAAPPKKKRNLPGNPNPDAEVIALSPKTLLATNRFVCEVCNKGFQREQNLQLHRRGHNLPWKLKQKNPNEVRRRVYLCPELTCVHHDPSRALGDLTGIKKHYCRKHGEKKWKCERCSKRYAVQSDWKAHSKICGTREYRCDCGTLFSRRDSFITHRAFCDALAQEGARIPAGMNTIGGHVYANRGTNLDLPQLSSQLSSLQDQAHHPSTDLLRLRGSSGSAKFEQLNATTSPFYLGAASNQGFDENPELLPSKPFHAMMQLQDLQTNNSASSSAAAAANLFNLGFFSSSGSTSTINHGSSSGNQSGLLLGPNQFSNAGGGTEPMSLFTGELMSDHTDTNMPSLYTPSLHTEPVVPQMSATALLQKAAQMGATPIGASGSSLLGEFSGSYPGGARHVGFRRNPKEGGGESSRTHVDDENHFQYIMNSLANGNSGVFSGMDEQVSGFSGFNPGFGAMDEDKLHRNLSTGGFGGSGILTRDFLGVGNMMRSMGGGIPPREQQLGIDMDSLDHSEMKPGSSTRSFGGGRLQ; encoded by the exons ATGAAAGCGGCTTCGTCGTCGGCGCATCTGCTTGGAGCACTCTGCGAGGATGATCAGTACAGCCACCAGCAAACGCCAGGCTCGTCCGCAGCTGCTGCTCCTCCCAAGAAGAAGAGGAACCTCCCTGGAAACCCAA ATCCGGACGCGGAGGTGATCGCCTTGTCGCCCAAGACGCTGCTGGCGACGAACCGCTTCGTCTGCGAGGTCTGCAACAAGGGGTTCCAGCGGGAGCAGAACCTGCAGCTGCACCGGCGCGGCCACAACCTGCCCTGGAAGCTGAAGCAGAAGAACCCCAACGAGGTCCGCCGCCGCGTGTACCTCTGCCCGGAACTGACGTGCGTCCACCACGACCCCTCCCGGGCCCTCGGCGACCTCACCGGCATCAAGAAGCACTACTGCCGCAAGCACGGggagaagaagtggaagtgcgAAAGGTGCTCCAAGCGTTACGCCGTGCAGTCCGACTGGAAGGCCCATTCCAAGATCTGCGGCACTCGCGAGTACCGCTGCGACTGTGGCACCCTCTTCTCCAG GCGAGACAGCTTCATCACCCACAGAGCCTTCTGTGATGCATTAGCACAGGAAGGCGCAAGAATTCCGGCCGGCATGAACACCATCGGCGGCCATGTGTACGCAAACAGGGGCACAAACTTGGACCTTCCACAACTGAGCTCGCAACTCTCCTCCTTGCAAGACCAAGCTCACCACCCTTCCACCGACCTCCTCCGCTTGAGGGGGAGTAGCGGGAGCGCAAAATTCGAGCAGCTCAACGCCACCACGTCCCCGTTCTACTTGGGGGCCGCATCCAACCAAGGCTTCGATGAAAACCCGGAGTTGCTTCCGAGCAAACCCTTCCATGCCATGATGCAGCTCCAAGACCTTCAGACAAACAACAGTGCTTCAtcctctgctgctgccgccgcgaaTCTTTTCAATCTTGGCTTCTTCTCTAGCAGCGGCAGCACGAGTACCATCAACCATGGCAGCAGTTCTGGCAACCAGAGCGGCCTTCTTCTGGGCCCTAATCAATTTAGCAATGCAGGTGGAGGTACTGAGCCAATGTCGCTGTTCACTGGAGAGCTCATGAGCGATCATACTGACACCAACATGCCTTCTCTGTATACCCCCTCTCTGCACACTGAGCCGGTAGTACCGCAGATGTCAGCGACCGCACTGCTTCAGAAGGCTGCCCAAATGGGAGCGACACCCATTGGTGCCAGCGGAAGCTCATTGCTTGGAGAATTCAGTGGCTCCTACCCCGGCGGTGCAAGGCATGTCGGCTTTCGACGCAATCCAAAGGAGGGCGGCGGAGAGAGCTCCAGAACTCATGTGGACGACGAGAACCATTTCCAATACATCATGAACTCCCTTGCTAACGGGAACAGTGGTGTGTTCAGTGGGATGGATGAGCAGGTGAGTGGGTTCAGTGGCTTCAACCCGGGTTTCGGCGCCATGGACGAGGACAAGTTGCACCGCAACCTTTCGACCGGAGGCTTTGGAGGCTCCGGCATACTGACAAGAGACTTTCTCGGGGTTGGCAACATGATGAGAAGCATGGGAGGAGGAATTCCCCCGAGGGAACAGCAACTGGGCATTGACATGGACTCTCTGGATCACTCGGAGATGAAGCCGGGATCCTCCACCAGATCTTTTGGTGGTGGGAGGCTGCAGTAA